One Streptomyces formicae genomic window, AACGTCCTCGCGGTGGAGCCGGGCGTCGTCGTCGCCTACGAGCGGAACTCGACGACGAACACGCATCTGCGCAAGCAGGGCATCGAGGTGATCGAGATCAGGGGGAGCGAGCTGGGGCGCGGCAGGGGCGGTCCCCGCTGCATGAGCTGTCCGGTGGAGCGGGACGCGGTGCCGGGGGCGTAGCCAGTACCCTCGCCGGTCCGCGCCCGTTCCCGCGTGTATAGAAATGTGGAGCATCGTATATAGTTTCAATGTCCCCGTATCCGCATCCCAGGAGCGCCCCATGGCCACAGACCTCACCGGCCGCCACTTCCTCAAGGAGCTGGACTTCACCGCCGACGAGTTCCGCGGCCTGCTCGACCTGGCCGCCGAGCTGAAGGCGGCGAAGAAGGCCGGGACCGAGACGCAGCTCCTGCGCGGCAGGAACGTCGCCCTGATCTTCGAGAAGAGCTCCACGAGGACGCGCTGCGCCTTCGAGGTGGCCGCCGCCGACCAGGGCGCGTCGACGACGTACATCGACCCGGCGGGCTCGCACATCGGCACCAAGGAGTCCGCCAAGGACACCGCCCGGGTGCTCGGCCGGATGTTCGACGCGATCCAGTTCCGCGGGGACGCGCAGGAGACCGTCGAGACGCTCGCCGCCCACGCGGGCGTGCCGGTCTACAACGGCCTGACGGACGAGTGGCACCCCACCCAGATGCTCGCCGACGTCCTCACGATGACCGAGCACAGCGCCAAGCCCCTCGCCGAGATCGCCTTCGCCTACCTCGGCGACGCCCGCTTCAACACGGGCAGCTCGTACCTGATCACCGGCGCCCTGCTCGGCATGGACGTCCGCCTGGTCGCGCCCCGGGCCTACTGGCCCGCCGACGAGATCGTCGCGAAGGCCCGCGAGCTGGCCGAGGACAGCGGTGCCCGCATCACGCTCACCGAGGACGTCCCCGAGGGCGTGCGCGGCGCCGACTTCGTCGTCACCGACGTCTGGGTGTCCATCGGCGAGCCCAAGCAGGTGTGGGCCGAGCGCATAGCCGCCCTCGCGCCGTACGCGGTGACGATGGACGTCCTGCGCGCCACGGGGAACGCGGACGTGAAGTTCCTGCACTGCCTGCCCGCCTTCCACGACCTCGGCACCACGGTCGCGCGCGAGATCCACGAGACCTACGGCCTGGAGTCCCTTGAGGTCACCGACGAGGTCTTCGAGTCGGCGCACTCCGTCGTCTTCGACGAGGCCGAGAACCGGCTGCACACCATCAAGGCGATCCTCGTCGCGACCCTGGCCTGACCGTTCCCACCGCACCACCCCAGCACCACCAGAAACGAGAACCACCCCATGAGCCCCACGAGTCCCACCGGGCTTCGCATCAAGTCTCCCGAGCAGCTCGTCGCCGAGTCGGGCGCCGACCTCGAAGGCCACGGCCTCAAGCGCACCATGGGGCTCTTCCAGCTCGTGTGTTTCGGCGTCGGCGCCATCGTCGGCACCGGGATCTTCGTGGGGCTTTCCGACTCGGTCGCCGAGGCGGGTCCCGCCGTCGCGGTCTCCTATGTGCTCGCGGCCGTGACCTGCATCTTCACCGCGTTCTCGTTCGCCGAGCTGGGCGGTGCCATCCCGGTCTCCGGCAGCTCGTACTCCTTCGCGTACGCCTCCCTCGGTGAGCGCACCGCGTTCCTGGTGGGCTGGTGCCTGCTCCTGGAGTACGGCGTCTCGGTCTCCGCCGTCGCGGTGGGCTGGAGCCAGTACCTCAACGAACTCCTCAACAGCCTCACCGGCTGGGAGCTGCCCACCGCCCTGTCCGCCGGACCCGGCGAGGGCGGCGTCGTGAACCTGCCCGCCGTGGTCGTCATCCTGCTCGCCGCCACCCTCCTGGTGCGCGGCATCAGGGAGAGCGCGGGGGCGACGGCCGCCATGGCCGTACTGAAGATCGGCATCCTGCTGCTCTTCCTCGCGATCGCCTTCTCGGCGTTCGAGGACGGCAACCTGGCGCCCTTCATGGGCGCGGGGGTCTCCGGCGTCACCGCGGGCGCCTCGCTCGCGTTCTTCTCCTTCATCGGCTTCGACGCGGTCACCACGGCGGGCGAGGAGGTCAGGAACCCGCGGCGCAACATCCCGCTCGCGATCATGATCTGCATCGGGGTCGTGACCCTGCTCTACGTCGCGGTGGCGCTCGCCGCCATCGGCGCGATCGGCTCTGACGCGGTCGCCGACAAGCCCGCCGCGCTCTCCCTGATCGTCAACCAGGTCACCGAGTCGACGGTCGGCGGCGGCGTCATCGCCTTCGGCGCGGTCGTCGCCATCGCCTCGGTCGTGCTCGCCGTGATGTACGGCCAGACCCGCATCCTGATGTCGATGTCCCGCGACGGCCTGATGCCGCGCGTCTTCGAACGCGTCTCGCCGAGGACGTCCACGCCGGTGGCCAACACCTGGATCGTCGCGGCCGTCGTCGCCGTGCCCGCCGCCTTCTCCTCGCTCGACGTGGTCGTCAACCTGACCACCATCGGCACGCTCGCGATCATGGTCGTGGTGAACATCGCGGTGATAGCGCTGCGGCGGACGAACCCGGGTCTCAGGCGCACCTTCCGGGTGCCGCTCTACCCGCTGAGCCCGGTCCTCGGCGTCGCCTTCTGCCTCTACCTGATCTGGGGCACCGGCTGGTCGACGTGGCTCCAGTTCGCGGTGTTCGTCGCGGTGGGCGCCGTCGTCTACGCGCTCTACGGCCGCGGCCACTCGCGGCTCGGCAGGGGAGAGGCGCCGGTCAGTGCCGGTGCGTCCCGGGGAGCGTGAACCAGACGGCCTTGCCGGACTCGGTGGCCCGGTGCCCGCAGGACGAGCTCAGGGTGCGGATGAGCAGCAGCCCGCGCCCGTGCTCCTGCCAGGGGTCCGGCTCGCCGGCCGTGGGGTCGGTCAGATCGCCCGGCGGCAGCGGATTGGAGTCGTGGACCTCGACCTGGCAGCCGGTCGGAAGCAGCTCGATCACCAGCTCTATGGGGTCCTGTCCCGCGGTGTGCTCGACGGCGTTCGCGACGAGCTCGGCGGTGAGGAGCTCGGCGGTGTCGGTGTCGGCGGACGACTCGATGTCGGTGAGCGCCGTACGGACCAGGGCGCGCGCGACGGGCACGGCTGCCGTGGTGTGGGGCAGTGCGATGCGCCAGGAGGCGGGCGAAGGAGGTTCGTGCAAGGCGGGTCCGTTCAGGGCAGCAGGCGGTCCTGGTCCTGCTTTCAACCGTACGAATCTTAAGCGCTATGTCGACAGGGGCGACGGTCGGGCATTTCCGGGACGTCCGGCCCTGCCGTGCTCTGTGTGACAAGACGCGTATATCGGGAAATTCGTTCCCTCGCGCGGTGCGGGCGGCCGTTGTATCGCGCACTCGTGACGGCGGTCACGAACAAGTGATAACTTCGAAAGGTAGCGAGCTCCAGCCCCCAGCCCTCAGGCCGAGGAGGCCGCACCCTCATGAGTCCCTTCACCGGCTCCGCGACCCGCACCCCCGACTGGCGGCATCTGCGCCTGGCCGTCGACGACGGCGTCGCCACGGTCACCCTCGCCCGCCCCGACAAGCTCAACGCGCTCACCTTCGGCGCCTACGCCGACCTGCGCGACCTGCTCGCCGAGCTGTCCCGCGACAAGTCCGTGCGGGCCCTGGTGCTCGGCGGCGAGGGGCGCGGCTTCTGCTCGGGCGGCGACGTCGACGAGATCATCGGCGCGACGCTCGCCATGGACACCGCCCAGCTGCTCGACTTCAACCGCATGACGGGCCAGGTCGTCCGTGCCGTCCGCGAGTGCCCCTTCCCGGTGATCGCCGCCGTGCACGGCGTCGCCGCGGGCGCGGGCGCCGTCCTCGCGCTCGCCGCCGACTTCCGGATCGCCGACCCGTCCGCGAAGTTCGCCTTCCTCTTCACCCGCGTCGGCCTCTCCGGCGGCGACATGGGCGCCGCCTACCTGCTGCCCCGCGTCGTCGGCCTCGGCCACGCGACGCGCCTCCTGATGCTCGGCGAGCCCGTCCGCGCCCCCGAGGCCGAACGGATCGGCCTGATCAGCGAGTTGACCGAGGAGGGCAAGGCCGCGGAGGCCGCCGCCGCCCTCGCCCGCAGGCTCGCCGACGGGCCCGCCCTCGCGTACGCCCAGACCAAAGCGCTGCTCACCGCCGAACTCGACATGCCGCTGGCCGCCGCCGTCGAACTGGACGCGGCGACCCAGGCCCTCCTCATGAACGGCGAGGACTACGCGGAATTCCACGCGGCTTTCACGGAGAAGCGCCCCCCGAAGTGGCAGGGCCGATGAGCGCCCCGCAAGGGGCGCGGGGAACTGCGCGACCAGACACACCGCTCACGCCGCCCGAGGCGCACCGCATAGCCGTGATCGGCGGCGGCCCCGGCGGCCTCTACGCCGCCGTGCTGCTCAAGCGGCTCGACCCGGACCGCGAGGTCACCGTCTGGGAGCGCAACGCGCCCGACGACACCTTCGGCTTCGGCGTCGTCCTCTCCGACGAGACGCTCGGCGGCATCGAGCACGCCGACCCCGTCGTCCACGCCGCGCTCCAGGACGAGTTCGTGCGCTGGGACGACATCGACATCGTGCACCGCGACACCCGGCACACCTCGGGCGGCCACGGCTTCGCGGCGCTCGGCAGGCGCAGGCTCCTGGAGATCCTGCACGCGCGCTGCCGTGACCTCGGGGTCGAGCTCCGCTTCCGTACCGAGGCGCCGCCCGCGGCCACGCTCGCCACTCAGTACGACCTGGTGGTCGCGGCCGACGGCGTGCACAGCGCCACCCGCGACGCCCACGCCGACGCCTTCGGTCCCGACCTCACGACGCACCGTTGCCGCTACATCTGGCTGGCCGCCGACTTCGCCTTCGACGCGTTCCGCTTCGAGATCGCCGAGACCGAGCACGGCGTCATGCAGTTGCACGGCTATCCGTTCTCGCCGCACGAGTCCACCGTCATCGTCGAGATGCGCGAGGAGGTCTGGCACGCGGCGGGCTTCGACGGGCTCGACGAGCAGGAGTCGACGGAGCGCTGCGCGAAGATCTTCGCCGACGCGCTCGGCGGCCGACCCCTGCGCGGCAACAAGTCCGCCTGGATCAACTTCCGTACGGTGGTCAACTCCCACTGGTCGTACGGCAATACGGTCCTCATCGGCGACGCCGCGCACACCGCCCACTTCTCCATCGGCTCCGGCACCAAGCTCGCCGTCGAGGACGCCCTCGCCCTCGCCGCCTGCCTCCAGGAGCAGCCCGACATCCCGAGCGCCCTCGCCGCGTACGAGGCGGAGCGCCGCCCCGTCGTCGCCTCCACGCAGCGCGCGGCCCGCGCCAGTCTGGAGTGGTTCGAGCGGCTGCCGGACTACCTCGACCAGCCGCCGCGCCAGTTCGCGTTCAACCTGCTGACCCGCAGCCGCCGCGTCACGCACGACAACCTCCGCCTGCGCGACGCCGACTTCACCCGATCCGTCGAACGGGACTTCGGCTGTCCCGAGGGCACGCCGCCCATGTTCACGCCCTTCACCCTGCGCGGCCTCACCCTGCGCAACCGCGTCGTCGTCTCGCCCATGGACATGTACTCCGCGGTGGACGGCGTCCCCGGCGACTTCCACCTCGTCCACCTGGGCGCGCGGGCGCTGGGCGGCGCGGGCCTGGTGATGACCGAGATGGTCTGCGTCAGCGAGCACGGCAGGATCACCCCGGGCTGCGCCGGGCTCTACACCGACGGACAGGCCGAGGCGTGGCGGCGGATCACCGCCTTCGCGCACGCCCGGGCGCCCGGCACCGCGATCGGCGTGCAGCTGGGCCACTCGGGCCGCAAGGGCTCCACGAAACTGATGTGGGAGGGCATCGACGAGCCGCTGCCCGACGGCAACTGGCCCCTGTCGGCCGCGTCCCCGCTCCCGTACCGCGCCGACAGCCAGATTCCGCACGAGCTGTCCCGCGCGGGCCTGACGGAGATCCGCGAACAGTTCGTCGCGGCGGCCCGCCGCGCCGCGCACGCGGACTTCGACCTCCTCGAACTCCACTGCGCCCACGGCTACTTGCTCTCCGGCTTCCTCTCCCCGCTGACCAACCACCGCACGGACCCCTACGGCGGCCCGCTGGAGAACCGGCTCCGCTTCCCCCTCGAAGTCTTCGACGCGGTACGAGAGGTGTGGCCGCACGACAGGCCCATGACGGTCAGGATCTCCGCCACCGACTGGGCCGAAGGCGGCACCACGGCGGCGGACGCGGTGGCGACCGCCCGCGCCTTCGCGGCCCACGGCGCCGACGCCATCGACGTCTCCACGGGCCAGGTCGTCTCCGACGAACGCCCCGCGTACGGCCGCTCCTACCAGACCCCGTACGCCGACCGGATCCGCAACGAGGCCGGCATCCCGGTGATCACCGTCGGCGCGATCTCCTCCTGGGACGACGTCAACTCCCTGATCCTGGCGGGCCGCGCCGACCTGTGCGCCCTGGCCCGCCCCCACCTCTACGACCCCCACTGGACCCTGCACGCGGCGGCCGAACAGGGCTACGCGGGCCCCGGCGCCCCCTGGCCCACCCCGTACGGAGCGGGCAGCCGCCGCCCGCAGACCGGCCGCACGGACGCGCCGAAACAGCGCCTGAAGCTCGGGAGCTGACGATTCAGGGCGCGGCCGTCACGAAGGCCGCGCCCGCCTCCCGCAGCCACCCGTCGAGCTCGGCGAACACCGCCGCGGAGCGGGTCCCCGGCCAGTCATCCGGCAGCAGTTCCGGCGGCAACCCCGGGTCCGCGTACGGCAGTTGGCGCCAGGAGTCGAGCGCGAGCAGATAGTCGCGGTACGCCTCCTGCGGTGACGGGGGAGTGTCGCGGCGCTGTTCCCAGGAGCGGAGCACCGGCTCGTGGCGGTCGAGGAACGCCTCGTGCTGCTTCGCGATGGAGGAGAGGTCCCACCAGCGGCCGACCGCCTCCGTGGTCGGCGCGTAGCCCAGGTGCTCGCCGCGGAACAGGTCGACGTACGCGGCGAGTTGGAGACGCTCCAGGGTGTGCCTGGTCTCCTCGTAGAGGTGGGCGGGGGCGATCCAGACGCCGGGGGCCGCCGTGCCGAAGCCGAGGCCCGCGAGGCGGGAGCGCAGGACGTGCCGCTTGTGCCGTTCGGACTCGGGGACGGAGAACACGGCGAGGACCCAGCCGCCCTCGCGCCGCGCGTCCGTGGACGTGCCGTAGATGCGGCGGTCGCCGTCCTCCAGGAGCTGGCGGGCGTCGGGCGAGAGGGCGTAGCCCGCCGCGCCCGAGTCCGTGCGCGCGGGCACCAGGAGCCCCCGGCGCTTGAGGCGGGACACCGACGAGCGCACCGAGGGCGCGTCGACGCCGACCGGTGCGAGGAGGCGCACCAGCTCGGCGACCGGCACCGGGCCCGGTGCCGCCCGGCCGTAGGCGCCGTAGAAGGTGACGATCAGGGACCGTGGAGTGTGCTGCTCGGACACGTGATCACTCTACGGGCGACCGCTGACCTTCGGCGGCACCACTGTCCTTCGGCGGCTCCGCCCGCAGCCGGAACCGTTGCAGCTTCCCCGTGGGCGTACGCGGCAGTGCGTCGAGGAAGACGAACGCGCGCGGGCACTTGTAGGGGACGAGTTCCGCCTTCACGAAGTCACGGAGCCGGTCCGGATCCCTGTCCGCCCCCGCGCGCAGCACGACGTACGCCACCACGATCTGCCCGCGCAGTTCGTCGGCGCGCCCCACCACGGCCGTCTCCGCGACGTCCGGATGGCGCATCAGGGCCTCTTCCACCTCGGGGCCCGCGATGTTGTACCCGGCCGAGATGATCATGTCGTCGGCGCGTGCGACATAGCGGAAGTAGCCGTCGGTGTCGCGGACGTAGGTGTCCCCCGTGACGTTCCAGCCGTGCCGTACGTAGACCTGCTGGCGGGCGTCGGCGAGATAGCGGCAGCCGACCGGTCCGCGCACGGCGAGCAGTCCCGGTTCGCCGTCGGGCACCGGTGCCCCTGACTCGTCCACCACGCGCGCGTGCCACCCCGGCACGGGGAGCCCGGTCGTGCCGGGCCTGATCGCCTCGTCGGCGGCGGAGATGAAGATGTGGAGCAGCTCGGTGGCGCCGATGCCGTTGATGATGCGGTGCCCGGTGCGCTGGTTCCAGGCCTGCCAGGTGCCCACGGGCAGGTTCTCGCCCGCGGAGACGCAGCGGCGCAGCGAGGAGACGTCGTAGGCGTCGATGTGGTCGAGCATCGTGCGGTACGCGGTCGGCGCGGTGAAGAGCACCGTCACGCCGTGCTCGGCGATCGCGGGCAACAGCTGCTTGGGGCCCGCCTGTTCGAGCAGTAGCGAGGAGGCGCCGAAGCGCAGCGGGAAGATCACGAGCCCGCCGAGCCCGAAGGTGAAGCCGAGCGGCGGACTGCCCGTGAAGACGTCGTCGGGGCCGGGACGCAGGATGTGGCGCGCGAAGGAGTCGGCGATGGCGAGCACGTCGCGGTGGAAGTGCATGCACCCTTTGGGGCGTCCCGTGGTGCCCGAGGTGAACGCGATCAGCGCGACGTCGTCGGCCGCCGTGTCCACCGGTTCGTAGTAGGCGGGCTGCCGGGCGGCGCGCGCGAGGAGGTCGTCGGGGCCCTCACCGGCGTACGTCGTGATGCTGAGCCCCGGTATCCCCGCCTTGATCAGGTCGTCGACCGCCCTGATGTCGCACAGCGCGTGCCGCACCTCGGCGATCTCGCACATCGTGGCCAGCTCCTGCGCGCGCTGCTGGGCCAGGACGGTGACGGCGACGGCGCCCGCCTTCATCACCGCGAGCCAGCAGGCGGCGAGCCAGGGCGTGGTGGCCCCGCGCAGCAGCACGCGCTGTCCCGGCAGGACGCCGAGCTCGGAGGTGAGCACGTGCGCGAGGCGGTCGACGTGGTCCTGGAGCTGTCCGTACGTCCAGGTCTCGCCGGACGGCGCGTGGAAGGCGGGGCGGTCGGCGCCGTGCCGCTCCACGGTGCGGTCGAGGAGCTCGGCGCCGCAGTTCAGGCGGTCGGGGTAGTGCAGCTCAGGACGGTCGTGGACGAGGGCGGGCCACTGCTCGCGCGGCGGGAGGTGGTCCCGGGCGAACGTGTCGACGTGTCCGGATGGTGTCAGCCCTGGAATGCCGATGGATGCCATGGCGGGGGTGCCCCCTTGCCTGCCGGTCGGGCGCTGTGGTGGGCTCGCTCCACGAGCGTATCGTGATGGTGACGACAGTCAACGGTGCGCGATAAAGGAGGGGCCTGGGGTGACGGCATTCTCGCTCAATCCTGACCAAACCGCCCGATGTGCGGAACTGCGCACGCTCGCCGCCGAGCGGCTGCGCCCGTTGGCGGAGAAGGGCGATCCCGGCCATGTGAACCGCCCGCTGGTGGCCGCGCTCGGCGAACTCGGCCTGCTGGACGGCCTCTTCACCTCCGGCGCGCTCGACCTCTGCCTGATGCGCGAATCCCTCGCCTACGTCTGTACGGAGGCCGAGACCGCCCTCGCCCTGCAAGGACTCGGCGCCCATCCGGTGCACGCCCACGGCACTCCCGCCCAGCGAGAGCGGTGGCTGCCGCAGGTCCGCACGGGGCACGCCGTCGCCGCCTTCGCGCTCTCCGAGCCGGGCGCGGGCTCGGACGCGGCCGCCCTCGCGCTGGCCGCCGAACCGGACGGCACCTCGGGTGACTGGCGCCTGACGGGCGAGAAGTGCTGGATCTCGAACGCCCCCGAGGCCGACTTCTACACCGTCTTCGCCCGTACGTCACCGGACGCGGGAGCCCAGGGCGTCACCGCGTTCCTGGTCCCCGCCGACCGCGCGGGCCTGACCGGCACGCCCCTCGACATGCTCTCCCCGCACCCGATCGGCGCGCTCGCCTTCGACGCGGTGCGGGTGGGCCCCGACGACGTGCTCGGCGAGGTCGACCGGGGCTTCCGGGTGGCCATGACGACCCTGAACCGGTTCCGGCCGAGCGTGGGCGCCTTCGCGGTCGGGATGGCGCAGGCGGCGCTGGACGCGGCGCTGGCCCACACCGCCGAACGGGACGCGTTCGGGGGCAAGTTGAAGGACTTGCAGGCCGTGGGTCATCAGATCGCCGAGATGGCCGTGCGGACGGAGGCGGCCCGGTTGATGGTGTACGCGGCGGCTTCCGCGTACGACGCGGAGGGGCCGGGGGGCCCTGGTATCGCTCGGCGTGCGGCCATGGCGAAGTTGCTTGCCACGGAGACGGCGCAGTATGTGGTCGACGCCTCCGTCCAATTGCATGGGGCGCGGGCACTTCGGCGTGGGCATCTTCTCGAGCATCTGTACCGGGAAGTGCGGGCGCCTCGGATCTATGAGGGGGCCAGTGAGGTGCAGCGGTCCATCATCGCCAAGGAACTTCTTGGCTGAGCGTCGTGGCAGTCTGCGGGTTCGCTTCGGCTGAGCGCGCAGTTCCCCGCGCCCCTGTCCGTGCCGTTCCTACCCAGGAGTTCAGTGAATGTCCCTGCATCGCGTCAATCCTTCCGAGCTCTCCCCGCCCACCGGCTTCTCGCACGCCGTCGTCGCCACCGGGTCGCGGCTTGTCTTCCTCGCGGGGCAGACCGCCCTCGACGGTGAGGGCAAGGTCACCGGGGCGACCCTGCCCGAGCAGTTCGAGGTGGCGCTGGCCAACCTGCTGGCCGCGCTGCGGCACTCCGGCGGGACCCCCGCCGACCTGGCCCGCGTCACCGTCTACGCCACGGACGTCGCCGACTACCGCGCCTGCGCGGCCGAACTGGGCCGCGTCTGGCGGCGGTTGGCGGGACGTGACTATCCGGCGATGGCGGTGATCGGCGCGGTCCGGCTCTGGGACGAGCAGGCCCTGGTGGAACTGGACGGGGTGGCAGTACTCGGCTGATTTGGGGGTACCTGATGACGGCCGCGGCCACCGGGGTCGTGGGAACGGCAAGTTCCGGCGTTCCACAGAAGGGTGAAGACGTGCGTGCGAGCAGGCTTTCGGTCGTGGTCGGGATGGTGGGGCTCTCCGCGGCCCTGCTGACGAGCTGCGGAGACGGGGACGACGGAGGGGGTTCCGGCAAACCGTTCGCCAAGGACAGCGCGGACCAGGTCGCGGCCAAGGCGGTCGAGGCGACCAAGAAGGCCGATTCGATGCGCATCAAGGGCGACATGCGCCAGGCCGACGGGAAGACGGTGAGCCTGGACCTCGCGGTCGACCAGGAGAAGAACTGTCAGGGGACCATCGGCACCAACGGCTCCGAGGCCGAGCTGCGACATACGAACGGGACGCTCTACCTGCGGGGCGACGAGGCGTACTGGAAGACCGCCCTGAAGAACCAGCCGGGGTCGCAGAAGGTGGTGTCCAAGGTCGCCGACAAGTGGGTCAAGATGCCCGCCGACGACGCCTCGACCTCCGGGATGTGCGACAAGCAGGGCCTGGTCGCGTCGATGGACGAGAACAAGTCCGAGCGCAAGGGCATGAAGAAGGGCGACACCACGTCGGTCGACGGCAAGGACGCCCTCGCCCTGACGAAGAAGGTCGGCGACGAGACGCACACGATGTACGTCGCGACCGAGGGCGAGCCGTACATCCTGCGCAGCACGGTCAAGGGCGGCGACAAGCCCAACGAGGCGACGTTCGGCGACTACGGCAAGTCCGTGAACCCGAAGGAGCCGAGCAAGGACGAGACGGTCGACCTGAAGGCACTCGCGGCCTCGGGTCAGTAGGGGCAGGGCAGGACAGGGCAGGACAGGACGGAGCCGCCCGCACCCACGAAGGGGTGCGGGCGGCGGGCGTCCTCAGGGAGCGGTCCCCGGGGCAGCGGGGATCAGATGTCCCGGAACGTCTCGATCTGCGCGCCCACGGAGTTGAGCCGCTCCGCCAGGTCCTCGTAGCCGCGGTTGATCACGTAGACGTTGCGCAGCACGGACGTGCCCTCGGCGGCCATCATCGCGAGCAGGACGACCACGGCGGGCCGCAGCGCGGGCGGGCACATCATCTCGGCGGCGCGCCAGCGGGTGGGGCCCTCGACGAGCACCCGGTGCGGGTCGAGCAACTGGAGGCGCCCGCCGAGGCGGTTGAGGTCCGTCAGGTAGATCGCGCGGTTGTCGTACACCCAGTCGTGGATCAGCGTCTTGCCCTGCGCCGCCGCCGCGATGGCCGCGAAGAAGGGGACGTTGTCGATGTTCAGGCCGGGGAACGGCATCGGGTGGATCTTGTCGATGGGCGCCTCCAGCTTGGAGGGCCGCACCGTGAGGTCGATCAGGCGCGTCCGGCCGTTGTCGGCGGGGTACTCCGCCGTGCGGTCGTGGTCGAGGCCCATCTCCTCCAGGACCGCGAGCTCGATCTCCAGGAACTCGATCGGCACGCGGCGCACGGTCAGTTCGGACTCCGTGACGACGGCGGCGGCCAGGAGGCTCATCGCCTCGACCGGGTCCTCGGAGGGGGAGTAGTCCACGTCGACGTCGATGTTCGGGACGCCGTGCACGGTCAGGGTCGTGGTGCCGATGCCCTCGACCGCGACGCCGAGCGCCTCCAGGAAGAAGCAGAGGTCCTGGACCATGTAGTTCGACGACGCGTTGCGGATGACCGTCGTACCGGCGCTGCGGGCCGCGGCGAGCAGCGCGTTCTCGGTGACGGTGTCCCCGCGCTCGGTGAGCACGATGGGGCGGTCGGGGGAGACGTCCCGCGCGACCTCGGCGTGGTACAGCCCCTCGGTCGCCGCGATGTCCAGGCCGAACCGGCGCAGCGCGATCATGTGCGGCTCGATCGTGCGGGTGCCGAGGTCGCAGCCGCCTGCGTAGGGCAGCTTGAAACGGTCCATGACGTGCAGCAGCGGGCCGAGGAACATGATGATCGAGCGGGTGCGGATCGCCGCCTCCGCGTCGATCGCGTCCATGTCGAGCTTGGCGGGCGGCACGATCTCCAGGTCGACGCCGTCGTTGATCCAACGGGTGCGCACGCCGATGGAGTTGAGCACCTCGAGGAGGCGGTAGACCTCTTCGATGCGGGCGACGCGGCGCAGCACCGTGCGCCCCTTGTTCAGCAGGGACGCACAGAGCAGCGCCACGCACGCGTTCTTGCTCGTCTTGACGTCGATGGCGCCGGAGAGCCGGCGCCCGCCCACGACTCGCAGATGCATGGGACCCGCGTACCCGAGCGAGACGATTTCACTGTCGAGCGCCTCGCCGATTCGGGCGATCATCTCAAG contains:
- the argF gene encoding ornithine carbamoyltransferase yields the protein MATDLTGRHFLKELDFTADEFRGLLDLAAELKAAKKAGTETQLLRGRNVALIFEKSSTRTRCAFEVAAADQGASTTYIDPAGSHIGTKESAKDTARVLGRMFDAIQFRGDAQETVETLAAHAGVPVYNGLTDEWHPTQMLADVLTMTEHSAKPLAEIAFAYLGDARFNTGSSYLITGALLGMDVRLVAPRAYWPADEIVAKARELAEDSGARITLTEDVPEGVRGADFVVTDVWVSIGEPKQVWAERIAALAPYAVTMDVLRATGNADVKFLHCLPAFHDLGTTVAREIHETYGLESLEVTDEVFESAHSVVFDEAENRLHTIKAILVATLA
- a CDS encoding amino acid permease; translated protein: MSPTSPTGLRIKSPEQLVAESGADLEGHGLKRTMGLFQLVCFGVGAIVGTGIFVGLSDSVAEAGPAVAVSYVLAAVTCIFTAFSFAELGGAIPVSGSSYSFAYASLGERTAFLVGWCLLLEYGVSVSAVAVGWSQYLNELLNSLTGWELPTALSAGPGEGGVVNLPAVVVILLAATLLVRGIRESAGATAAMAVLKIGILLLFLAIAFSAFEDGNLAPFMGAGVSGVTAGASLAFFSFIGFDAVTTAGEEVRNPRRNIPLAIMICIGVVTLLYVAVALAAIGAIGSDAVADKPAALSLIVNQVTESTVGGGVIAFGAVVAIASVVLAVMYGQTRILMSMSRDGLMPRVFERVSPRTSTPVANTWIVAAVVAVPAAFSSLDVVVNLTTIGTLAIMVVVNIAVIALRRTNPGLRRTFRVPLYPLSPVLGVAFCLYLIWGTGWSTWLQFAVFVAVGAVVYALYGRGHSRLGRGEAPVSAGASRGA
- a CDS encoding ATP-binding protein; this translates as MNGPALHEPPSPASWRIALPHTTAAVPVARALVRTALTDIESSADTDTAELLTAELVANAVEHTAGQDPIELVIELLPTGCQVEVHDSNPLPPGDLTDPTAGEPDPWQEHGRGLLLIRTLSSSCGHRATESGKAVWFTLPGTHRH
- a CDS encoding enoyl-CoA hydratase family protein, with the translated sequence MSPFTGSATRTPDWRHLRLAVDDGVATVTLARPDKLNALTFGAYADLRDLLAELSRDKSVRALVLGGEGRGFCSGGDVDEIIGATLAMDTAQLLDFNRMTGQVVRAVRECPFPVIAAVHGVAAGAGAVLALAADFRIADPSAKFAFLFTRVGLSGGDMGAAYLLPRVVGLGHATRLLMLGEPVRAPEAERIGLISELTEEGKAAEAAAALARRLADGPALAYAQTKALLTAELDMPLAAAVELDAATQALLMNGEDYAEFHAAFTEKRPPKWQGR
- a CDS encoding bifunctional salicylyl-CoA 5-hydroxylase/oxidoreductase yields the protein MSAPQGARGTARPDTPLTPPEAHRIAVIGGGPGGLYAAVLLKRLDPDREVTVWERNAPDDTFGFGVVLSDETLGGIEHADPVVHAALQDEFVRWDDIDIVHRDTRHTSGGHGFAALGRRRLLEILHARCRDLGVELRFRTEAPPAATLATQYDLVVAADGVHSATRDAHADAFGPDLTTHRCRYIWLAADFAFDAFRFEIAETEHGVMQLHGYPFSPHESTVIVEMREEVWHAAGFDGLDEQESTERCAKIFADALGGRPLRGNKSAWINFRTVVNSHWSYGNTVLIGDAAHTAHFSIGSGTKLAVEDALALAACLQEQPDIPSALAAYEAERRPVVASTQRAARASLEWFERLPDYLDQPPRQFAFNLLTRSRRVTHDNLRLRDADFTRSVERDFGCPEGTPPMFTPFTLRGLTLRNRVVVSPMDMYSAVDGVPGDFHLVHLGARALGGAGLVMTEMVCVSEHGRITPGCAGLYTDGQAEAWRRITAFAHARAPGTAIGVQLGHSGRKGSTKLMWEGIDEPLPDGNWPLSAASPLPYRADSQIPHELSRAGLTEIREQFVAAARRAAHADFDLLELHCAHGYLLSGFLSPLTNHRTDPYGGPLENRLRFPLEVFDAVREVWPHDRPMTVRISATDWAEGGTTAADAVATARAFAAHGADAIDVSTGQVVSDERPAYGRSYQTPYADRIRNEAGIPVITVGAISSWDDVNSLILAGRADLCALARPHLYDPHWTLHAAAEQGYAGPGAPWPTPYGAGSRRPQTGRTDAPKQRLKLGS
- a CDS encoding PaaX family transcriptional regulator C-terminal domain-containing protein, yielding MSEQHTPRSLIVTFYGAYGRAAPGPVPVAELVRLLAPVGVDAPSVRSSVSRLKRRGLLVPARTDSGAAGYALSPDARQLLEDGDRRIYGTSTDARREGGWVLAVFSVPESERHKRHVLRSRLAGLGFGTAAPGVWIAPAHLYEETRHTLERLQLAAYVDLFRGEHLGYAPTTEAVGRWWDLSSIAKQHEAFLDRHEPVLRSWEQRRDTPPSPQEAYRDYLLALDSWRQLPYADPGLPPELLPDDWPGTRSAAVFAELDGWLREAGAAFVTAAP